The segment AAGAAGTTGAGGTAGATTCTTGTCTTTGAGGTACCATGTTGGGATAGGATCCAACCGACTGGTTTTGCTTGGTGATGACATGATGATTTTCAATATTTCTTCATCAGTAGTTGGCCTAAACACTTCAAGTGGTGGAATATTTTCACAAGAAGAGTCACAAAAGCGATCAGGAACATTAACATTTTGACTATCTAGTTTCATTTTGATATTTACAAtcttatttacaaaatatgaggAGAATTGATTGGCAAGGTCTGCAGCAGAATCATAGTATGGAAGCTGTTGAACATGTTTGTTGAGAAGCGAGTTAATTGTACGATAGACATCTTTTGTTGAACATGTAGAAAGTTTGTCTTTGAAAAATGCTTGTTTTGCAGACATGGTGAGTTCATTTACTTTACGGTTTTCAATTAAATAAAGTTCACGATCAAGTTCAGACCCAGATTTCCTCCACTTTCGCTCTGCTCGACGGCGTTCACGGCGTGCAGTGTGAATTGAATCAGTATAGTATGGCATGCGGTTTTTAACAAGGCGGGTACGAGTTGTAGAAGGAGCATATGTATCAAGTAAAAATTTCATTCCAGAATCATACCACTCAAACATGGCAGAGCTATCATGAAGAATGTGAGATGGTTGATTAGAAATAAGTTCATCAAGAGATTTTGCAGACTTCACATTGTCAATATCACAATATTTGCGTTGAGTAGAAACAATTTTCATGGGTTTAGGTTTGGGTAAATCTAATGTGAAACAAATAACACGGTGATCAGACATAAGTTTATCCTCTGTAAAGCAGTCTTTCAACAATGTTTCATCAGAGCGAGTAAAAACTAAATCCAAAGTATGTCCATCTTTATGAGTTGGTCCATTAACATGTTGTATGAAACCAGCAGAAGTGGTAGCACTTGAGAAACGAATAACATCATATTTGGCAGGATTATCccaatgaacattaaaatctccAAGTAAGATTAATTTACCTGGGAGTAGAGACATCTCAGtaacaaattgttcaaattcaTATAGAAACATGGAATTGGTAAAACCATTTTCAGTAGATGGAGGTGGTCTATATACAATTATAAAATTTACAGAATGAGAATTGTTGGTAACATGAGCATATTCACAAGTAGTATAAACACTTTAACATTGTTTGATCATCAATTTCATAGGAGTCTTAAAAACTACAGCTATCCCACCACCACGATTATCAGAGTTACGAGGTATATTTAAGAAAGTGTACCCAGGAGGGGTACAGAAACCTATAATTACAGAATCAGAGCAACTATCTAGCCAGCTCTCAACAATAATCATTATATCAACATCATGTGTACAAATATAGTCAGTTAGTTCAATATGCTTATTTCTTGTAGAGCGAGCATTCCATAAACACACTTTAGTTCCAGACATTATATTAGAGTTGAACTTAGGGAGAGTTTTCAAGTTTGTTAGATTTGATCCACTTGGATGGTCAGTATGTCTTACAGGTAACCTTCTGGATACGGTTGTCAGAACTGGAATGGAAGATTCCGATAGTTCAGTGTTCATTTGAAGAGATGATGATGCATTGAACCAGGGTTTTCGTCTTCCTCCTCTTTTTCTGCGACGAGTTATGGGGAATCTGTTGAGCTTCAGTGTCTTTATGTTGCTCCATACTTCAGCAGGTAGATGGGGTAATTTGTGTTCTTGTCTAAATGGGTTCAGAGAAAGAAGTGTATCTGTACTGTAGGAATATCTTGGATGTTGAGAGTTATCAGTAGGAATATCAGGTGAATAGTAAGTA is part of the Amphiura filiformis unplaced genomic scaffold, Afil_fr2py scaffold_89, whole genome shotgun sequence genome and harbors:
- the LOC140144862 gene encoding uncharacterized protein; its protein translation is MSLLPGKLILLGDFNVHWDNPAKYDVIRFSSATTSAGFIQHVNGPTHKDGHTLDLVFTRSDETLLKDCFTEDKLMSDHRVICFTLDLPKPKPMKIVSTQRKYCDIDNVKSAKSLDELISNQPSHILHDSSAMFEWYDSGMKFLLDTYAPSTTRTRLVKNRMPYYTDSIHTARRERRRAERKWRKSGSELDRELYLIENRKVNELTMSAKQAFFKDKLSTCSTKDVYRTINSLLNKHVQQLPYYDSAADLANQFSSYFVNKIVNIKMKLDSQNVNVPDRFCDSSCENIPPLEVFRPTTDEEILKIIMSSPSKTSRLDPIPTWYLKDKNLPQLLPVLTDIVNVSLSTGVFPKGAHSAIIRPLLKKPTLDQNVLKNYRPVANITFVGNLIEKNCMLTSNRTYGFKPPRGSLPISIQTTAQH